CCGCGAGGTGGGCGGCGGCGACCTCGGCCGGCTGTTGCGCTCCCTGTCGGGGTTCCTGCGCGACGACCTGCGCACGCGCGGCGAGCTGGAGTCACGTCAGTCGTGGACGATCGGCGCCGCGAGGCTCGCGGTGGCAGCCCCGTGGCTCGTCCTGCTGATGATGAGCCTGCAGCGCGACGTCATCGCCCGGTTCGCCACGCCGTCCGGAGTCGTCCTGCTCGTGGCCGGCGCCACGACGTGCCTCGTGGCCTACCGACTCATGCTCCGACTCGGACGGCTTCCCACCGAACAGCGGATCCTCGCATGACCGGCGCGATCGTCGCGGCCATGTTCACGACCGGGCTCCTCCTCGTCGCCGACGGATGGCGGCGGGCACGGCGTCCGTCGCTGGCCGATCGCGTCGTCCCCTACGTCCGCGACGTCCACCCCTCCGCCGACCTCCCCGCGAGCCGGGTGATCGACCAGCTCATCGGGCCGTGGTGGCGTCGTCTGACGCGCTCCATCGGCGAGTCGCTGGGCAGCAACGCGGCGATCGCCCGCCGGCTGCGCCGGTGCGCCAGCGACGAGACCGTCGAGAGCTTCCGTGTTCGGCAGGCCACCTGGGGAGCGATCGGCCTCGCGGGGGCGGTGGCCACGTCGATGGTCGCGTGGTCGGTGGCTCGGCCTCCCGTCGTGGTGCTGTTGCTCTGGTGCGCTGCGGGGCTGATCGGCGGCTGCCTCGCCTGTGACCAGTGGCTGTCCTCCCGGGTGCGCAGCCATGAAGCCCGGATGCGAGTCGAGTTCCCGACCGTCGCCGACCTTCTCGCGCTGTCGGTGGCGGCGGGAGAGAGCCCGGTGGCCTCGATCGACCGCGTCAGCCGGGTCAGTCACGGAGCGCTCTCCCTGGAGCTGAGCCGGGTCCTGGCCGAGGTCCGGGCGGGCGCCACGGTCGTCGACGCCCTCGACCGCCTCGCCGCCCGCACCGGCGTGATGAGCGTGGCCCGGTTCGCCGAGGCCCTCGCCGTCGCCATCGACCGAGGGACTCCGCTGATCGACGTCCTTCACG
This genomic interval from Aeromicrobium choanae contains the following:
- a CDS encoding type II secretion system F family protein, coding for MTGAIVAAMFTTGLLLVADGWRRARRPSLADRVVPYVRDVHPSADLPASRVIDQLIGPWWRRLTRSIGESLGSNAAIARRLRRCASDETVESFRVRQATWGAIGLAGAVATSMVAWSVARPPVVVLLLWCAAGLIGGCLACDQWLSSRVRSHEARMRVEFPTVADLLALSVAAGESPVASIDRVSRVSHGALSLELSRVLAEVRAGATVVDALDRLAARTGVMSVARFAEALAVAIDRGTPLIDVLHAQAADVREQARRELIESGGRREIAMMVPVVFLILPVTIAFAFFPGLAGLHLSSGG